The Desulfatitalea tepidiphila genome window below encodes:
- a CDS encoding HK97-fold major capsid protein, which translates to MKTKQLKIHSQEYMETMARLMSEALESPEGMRALAAAIAAPIEQEIKRKEISSLLLTKHTLPKGERPVYQKKPTVKAHWISKDGDAQEQEVGKDEVEFPTNRIHSNPMVDVSVLKNGNIGTLMDIQTSAADAIRKEMDRRTISVLSSAIPAANTIEVTGDLLTEDALNEAISIIEDLELSVKYIVMRGRRFNDMRGWNLDPQTKLELRQKGVIKNYGTGGILLTASMPLDEIIIVPDEEVGKMPVRENLKTESIDQKTRFKTGWLVWSEIGQGITRPDIMAKVKLVP; encoded by the coding sequence ATGAAAACCAAACAGTTGAAGATCCATTCCCAGGAATACATGGAAACCATGGCGCGGCTCATGAGCGAGGCTCTCGAGTCGCCCGAAGGCATGCGGGCGCTTGCCGCCGCCATCGCCGCGCCCATCGAACAGGAGATCAAGCGCAAGGAGATCTCCTCGCTGCTGCTCACCAAGCACACGTTGCCCAAGGGCGAACGTCCGGTCTACCAGAAGAAACCGACCGTCAAGGCCCACTGGATCAGCAAGGACGGCGACGCCCAGGAGCAGGAGGTGGGCAAGGACGAGGTCGAGTTCCCCACCAACCGCATCCACTCCAACCCGATGGTGGACGTTTCCGTCCTCAAAAACGGCAACATCGGCACGCTGATGGACATTCAGACCAGCGCCGCCGACGCCATCCGCAAGGAGATGGACCGCCGCACCATTTCGGTGCTGTCCTCGGCCATCCCGGCGGCCAACACCATCGAGGTCACCGGCGACCTGCTCACCGAGGATGCACTGAACGAGGCCATCTCGATCATCGAGGATCTGGAGCTGTCGGTGAAGTACATCGTCATGCGCGGCCGCCGTTTCAACGACATGCGCGGCTGGAACCTCGATCCCCAGACCAAGCTCGAGCTGCGTCAGAAGGGCGTCATCAAGAACTACGGCACCGGCGGCATTCTGTTGACGGCCTCCATGCCGCTGGACGAGATCATCATCGTCCCGGATGAAGAGGTCGGAAAGATGCCGGTGCGCGAAAACCTGAAGACGGAGTCCATCGATCAGAAGACCCGCTTCAAGACCGGCTGGTTGGTGTGGTCCGAGATCGGTCAGGGCATTACCCGCCCCGACATCATGGCCAAGGTCAAACTGGTTCCGTAA